The following proteins come from a genomic window of Candidatus Nitrospira nitrificans:
- a CDS encoding HEAT repeat domain-containing protein, translating to MKKVPHRPVLNWFYLKFLKSYVGAELVPLTWTQLVNMVLIRVACRASGDLPEIIDSLFWTTMDENYKIQLVSWHSRGYLDIPALVECPQPNYLIQGHPLNRSALERFPEPEIRRAVAANPNTPTVVLAVLACDPDKEVRLIVAKSQFATPEVLNYLAADELLEVRLAVAENPKTEWRALLNLALVKQRRPAA from the coding sequence ATGAAGAAGGTTCCCCATCGTCCGGTGCTCAACTGGTTCTATCTCAAGTTTCTGAAGAGCTATGTGGGGGCTGAATTGGTTCCCCTCACGTGGACTCAGCTTGTGAACATGGTGCTCATTCGCGTTGCCTGTCGCGCGAGTGGCGATCTTCCCGAGATTATCGATAGCCTGTTCTGGACCACCATGGATGAAAACTACAAAATCCAACTGGTCTCCTGGCACAGCCGCGGATATTTGGATATCCCCGCGCTAGTTGAGTGTCCTCAGCCCAACTATCTGATACAGGGGCATCCACTTAACCGGTCAGCTCTTGAGCGGTTTCCTGAGCCTGAGATTCGGAGAGCGGTGGCGGCAAATCCGAACACGCCGACAGTGGTTCTGGCGGTTTTGGCGTGTGATCCAGACAAAGAGGTTCGCCTGATCGTCGCAAAGTCACAGTTTGCTACTCCGGAGGTTCTCAATTATCTGGCCGCCGATGAATTGCTTGAAGTGCGTCTGGCTGTCGCGGAAAATCCCAAGACGGAATGGAGGGCTTTGCTGAACCTTGCCTTAGTTAAACAACGACGTCCGGCTGCCTAG
- a CDS encoding type II toxin-antitoxin system PemK/MazF family toxin produces MSTNPPSPKRGEIWLVNLDPTMGSEINKTRPVVVVSSDALGRLPLRLIAPITEWKDHFKGSIWHVRIDPDGRNGLSKVSSIDTLQLRGIDLSRLVKKLGTVPSTVMEELVAAVAAVVEYQ; encoded by the coding sequence TTGAGTACTAACCCACCATCCCCTAAGCGCGGCGAAATCTGGCTTGTAAACTTAGACCCAACCATGGGTTCTGAGATAAATAAAACACGGCCGGTTGTCGTAGTGAGCTCAGATGCACTGGGCCGTCTTCCTCTCAGGCTGATCGCCCCCATCACCGAATGGAAGGATCATTTCAAGGGAAGCATCTGGCATGTCCGGATTGATCCTGACGGTAGGAACGGCCTCTCAAAGGTTTCCTCTATCGACACCTTACAACTCAGGGGAATAGATCTCTCACGGCTTGTTAAAAAACTGGGGACTGTGCCGTCGACGGTGATGGAAGAGCTTGTTGCTGCTGTCGCAGCAGTTGTGGAGTATCAGTAA
- a CDS encoding helix-turn-helix domain-containing protein, with protein sequence MSSSSNIALRLKRLRMSRGLSLDALVASMGHVVTKQALSKYECGKASPSPIVLNKLADTFKVKASYFLKEPQVTVKFIGYRKASTLPKKDQGRIESIVTEVLEDRVSLQAMTGWPNGNHLPIHAHRISKIEDTEKAAEELRTNWKLGQDPISSMVGMLEDHHIHVIEIDAIDKFDGICAVAVDEATQTQAAGLVTSKGVSGERQRLSLAHELGHLVLKIGHNLDEEKAAFRFGAAFLAPAQVVYREIGTKRETILSEELLLFKKRFGMSVQALVRRLFDLDIISEGYYRHWMMLINRLRWKRKEPSELEPEQSQWLRQTALRAYAEGLITREEVERLLGEPLDVEEPLTLIERRAFMKLPLEERRRILSEQADKLKSHYWEGADRGDLQSGDFVEY encoded by the coding sequence ATGTCTAGTTCCTCTAACATCGCACTGCGGCTGAAGCGACTACGAATGTCACGAGGCCTTTCGCTGGATGCACTCGTTGCGTCCATGGGGCATGTTGTCACGAAGCAGGCGCTTTCAAAATATGAGTGTGGGAAGGCTAGCCCGTCTCCCATCGTACTGAACAAGCTTGCCGACACCTTTAAGGTTAAGGCGTCTTATTTTCTGAAAGAGCCTCAAGTCACTGTTAAGTTCATCGGCTATAGAAAGGCTTCGACTTTACCCAAGAAAGATCAGGGAAGAATTGAGAGCATTGTGACGGAGGTCTTGGAGGATAGAGTGAGTCTTCAGGCCATGACAGGATGGCCGAACGGGAATCATCTGCCGATCCACGCACATCGCATTTCAAAGATAGAAGATACTGAGAAGGCTGCTGAAGAATTACGTACGAATTGGAAGCTTGGGCAGGATCCAATTTCAAGCATGGTTGGTATGCTCGAAGATCATCACATTCATGTCATCGAGATTGATGCCATTGACAAGTTTGATGGCATTTGCGCCGTGGCGGTCGATGAAGCCACCCAGACTCAAGCAGCGGGGCTCGTCACGTCCAAAGGCGTGTCTGGAGAGCGACAGCGACTAAGTCTTGCACATGAATTAGGCCATCTTGTCTTAAAGATAGGGCATAACCTTGATGAGGAAAAAGCAGCATTTCGGTTCGGGGCAGCTTTCCTTGCTCCCGCACAAGTAGTCTATCGAGAGATTGGCACTAAGCGGGAAACCATTCTTAGTGAAGAACTGCTGCTATTTAAGAAGCGATTTGGAATGAGTGTGCAAGCTCTTGTTCGACGACTGTTCGATTTGGACATCATCTCAGAGGGATACTACAGGCATTGGATGATGCTCATAAACCGATTGAGATGGAAACGGAAAGAGCCGAGTGAATTGGAACCTGAACAATCACAATGGCTTCGGCAAACAGCGCTTCGAGCCTATGCTGAGGGACTGATTACCCGTGAAGAAGTCGAAAGGTTGCTTGGCGAGCCTCTTGATGTCGAGGAGCCGCTCACCCTTATTGAACGACGAGCCTTCATGAAGTTGCCACTTGAAGAGCGCAGGCGGATTCTGTCTGAACAGGCAGATAAACTGAAGTCACACTATTGGGAGGGAGCAGACAGAGGCGATCTCCAAAGTGGAGACTTCGTTGAGTACTAA